From a single Marinitoga sp. 38H-ov genomic region:
- the nagA gene encoding N-acetylglucosamine-6-phosphate deacetylase produces MLIENVLIVDPIDGEYVGDVVIEGNLIKSIKKHDKTYNYILMPGFVDTHTHGYKGIDFMNSTKDDLKRWAEENFSHGVTRFYPTTVSASIEKLKNIIINFEPILSAKGIHLEGPFINKKKKGAQNEDYIYNPKLEYLKDLICDKIKIITMAPELEGFFDTINFLKEKNVIISLGHSDGDYNAYKKSLEFGINRITHFPNAIKPLHHREIGGVGAGLLNDFKLELIVDNIHLSPDFVKLVYSIKNIEDIILVTDSIPATRLDDGKYSLGGLEVFVKNKKATLKDSTIAGSTLTFDIAIRNFYNSTNCSLQELAKISSYNALQNLNIFNEGRIKENYIANLVILSKDLEIIQTIYEGNRQL; encoded by the coding sequence ATGTTAATAGAAAATGTTTTAATAGTAGATCCCATTGATGGTGAATATGTTGGAGATGTTGTTATAGAAGGTAATTTAATAAAATCTATTAAAAAACACGATAAAACATATAATTATATTCTAATGCCAGGTTTTGTTGATACACATACCCATGGATACAAGGGTATAGATTTTATGAATTCAACAAAAGATGATTTAAAAAGATGGGCAGAAGAAAATTTTTCTCATGGTGTGACTAGATTTTATCCAACTACTGTATCAGCATCTATTGAAAAATTAAAAAATATTATTATTAACTTTGAACCTATTTTATCTGCTAAAGGTATTCATTTGGAAGGCCCTTTTATTAATAAAAAGAAAAAAGGTGCTCAAAATGAAGATTATATATACAATCCAAAATTAGAATATTTAAAAGATTTAATATGTGACAAAATAAAAATAATTACTATGGCTCCTGAATTAGAAGGATTTTTTGACACTATTAATTTTTTAAAAGAAAAAAATGTTATTATTTCTTTAGGGCATTCTGATGGGGATTATAATGCATACAAAAAATCTCTAGAATTTGGAATCAACAGGATTACTCATTTTCCTAATGCTATTAAACCATTACATCATAGGGAAATTGGAGGGGTTGGTGCAGGATTATTAAATGATTTTAAATTGGAATTAATTGTTGATAATATACATTTATCTCCAGACTTTGTCAAATTAGTATATAGTATTAAAAATATTGAAGATATTATATTAGTTACTGATTCAATACCAGCTACTCGTTTAGATGATGGAAAATACTCTTTAGGTGGTCTAGAAGTTTTTGTAAAAAACAAAAAAGCCACTTTAAAAGATAGTACTATTGCAGGAAGCACATTGACTTTTGATATTGCAATTAGAAATTTTTATAATTCCACTAATTGTTCATTACAGGAATTAGCTAAAATCTCTTCATATAACGCCTTACAAAATTTAAATATTTTTAATGAAGGTAGAATAAAAGAAAATTATATTGCTAACTTAGTTATATTATCTAAAGACTTAGAAATAATACAGACTATATATGAAGGAAATAGGCAGCTTTGA
- a CDS encoding SIS domain-containing protein, with protein sequence MNYTLKEINRIPKLLSRVKDYNFKFEKNKKYTFIGCGSSYNLGLIVSKIMNKFGYNSNVISGGEVIVFDEVPKTDIAIFISRTGESTETVQAIERFKNIKTIGITCTSNSSLTKKCTENYIFDFANEESVVMTGSFVFILNFLLNGIEFHDYSNITILNNIKNLVDSIDLKNYNHFVFLGFNEQYGVAKESALKVQEMAMQNVEFHEPLEYRHGPKSTLTEKSLIVIYSKDTYEERVLANELRNMGAKIILVSEDGDLKIKYNNGFDSILRIILPQYIGFKKAILEGLDPDNPKNLSKSVILKR encoded by the coding sequence ATGAATTATACATTAAAAGAAATCAATAGAATACCTAAATTATTAAGTAGAGTAAAGGATTATAATTTTAAATTTGAAAAAAATAAAAAATACACTTTTATTGGTTGTGGTTCTTCATATAACTTAGGTTTAATTGTATCTAAAATAATGAATAAATTTGGTTATAATTCAAATGTAATATCTGGTGGAGAAGTAATAGTTTTTGACGAAGTACCAAAAACAGATATAGCAATATTTATATCAAGAACCGGTGAATCAACAGAAACTGTACAAGCAATTGAAAGATTTAAAAATATTAAAACAATTGGTATAACTTGTACATCTAATTCATCATTAACAAAAAAATGTACAGAAAATTATATATTTGACTTTGCTAATGAAGAAAGTGTAGTTATGACTGGTTCATTTGTTTTTATACTAAATTTTCTTCTTAATGGAATAGAGTTTCATGATTATTCAAATATTACAATACTAAATAATATTAAAAATTTAGTGGATTCTATAGATTTAAAAAATTATAATCATTTTGTATTTTTAGGATTTAATGAGCAATATGGTGTAGCAAAAGAAAGCGCCTTAAAAGTACAAGAAATGGCTATGCAAAATGTAGAATTTCATGAACCTCTAGAATATAGACATGGCCCAAAATCAACTTTAACAGAAAAAAGTTTAATAGTTATCTATTCAAAAGATACATATGAAGAAAGAGTTTTAGCAAATGAATTAAGAAATATGGGTGCAAAAATTATATTGGTTTCAGAAGATGGTGATTTAAAAATAAAATATAATAATGGATTTGATAGTATTTTGAGAATTATATTACCTCAATATATTGGCTTTAAAAAAGCTATTTTAGAAGGATTAGATCCCGATAATCCAAAGAATTTAAGTAAATCTGTTATTTTAAAGAGGTGA
- a CDS encoding carbohydrate ABC transporter permease has translation MKRTLFLIFMFIILGISLFPLITMFFTAIIPQGNLTNVITEKYINDFEVKYINYIKRKIKTNAKISLVKDSPTSTQSLKIDIFNDEESVELLTSDMDLRVAKYISFYVKNVNNFVVEFNDIDENVFRYPIKLKDNNWQKVNINLKTIENIDLKHITKIGFVFSKNTSVYIDDIKIKYKFPTLMNFIIVWKENDFGRYMFNSLIIALAVVLGNIIFSTSVAYAFARREFFGKNVLFLIVLATMMIPPQITIIPIFIIMKNIGWINTYYSLIIPFLVTPFGIFLLKQYIEQLPIELEQAAYVDGANTFQILYYIIFPLSKPAIAVMSINTFITSWNDLFYPLVMTTSKDMRTVQVGLALFQKFNQVEWPILMAASSIIGIPVIIAFLIFQKHIISGITQGAVKG, from the coding sequence ATGAAAAGAACTTTATTTTTAATATTTATGTTTATAATCCTGGGTATTTCTTTATTTCCATTAATTACTATGTTTTTTACAGCAATTATACCTCAAGGAAATTTAACCAATGTAATTACAGAAAAATATATAAATGATTTTGAGGTTAAATATATAAATTATATAAAAAGAAAGATTAAAACAAATGCAAAGATATCTTTGGTTAAAGATTCACCAACTTCAACACAGAGTTTAAAAATAGATATTTTTAATGATGAAGAAAGTGTTGAATTATTAACAAGCGATATGGATTTACGCGTTGCAAAATATATTTCTTTTTATGTTAAAAATGTAAATAATTTTGTAGTTGAATTCAATGATATTGATGAAAATGTATTTAGATATCCTATTAAATTAAAGGATAATAACTGGCAAAAAGTAAATATAAATTTAAAAACAATAGAAAATATAGATTTAAAACATATTACCAAAATTGGCTTTGTTTTCAGTAAAAATACTAGCGTATATATTGATGATATTAAAATAAAGTATAAATTTCCAACATTAATGAATTTTATTATAGTATGGAAAGAAAATGATTTTGGAAGATATATGTTTAACAGTTTAATTATAGCTTTAGCTGTAGTTTTAGGAAATATTATTTTTTCCACTTCAGTTGCATATGCTTTTGCAAGAAGAGAATTTTTTGGAAAAAATGTATTATTTTTAATAGTATTAGCAACTATGATGATACCTCCACAAATAACTATAATCCCTATATTTATAATTATGAAAAATATTGGATGGATAAATACATATTATTCTCTTATTATCCCATTTTTAGTAACTCCGTTTGGTATCTTTTTATTAAAACAATATATAGAACAATTGCCAATTGAGTTAGAACAAGCTGCATATGTTGATGGGGCTAATACATTTCAAATTCTATATTATATAATTTTCCCATTATCTAAACCGGCAATTGCAGTAATGTCAATAAATACATTTATCACCTCCTGGAACGATTTATTTTATCCATTAGTTATGACAACCTCAAAAGATATGAGAACAGTGCAGGTTGGATTAGCCTTATTTCAAAAATTCAATCAAGTTGAATGGCCAATATTAATGGCAGCATCTTCAATTATTGGAATACCTGTTATAATTGCATTTTTAATTTTTCAAAAACATATTATTTCTGGTATAACTCAAGGAGCTGTGAAAGGATGA
- a CDS encoding sugar ABC transporter permease yields the protein MKITRKYKFETFILLSPFLIIFMIFGVFPIGYSLYMSFTNYTGLNPNYDFIGISNYIKAFNDEVFLIALKNTFIFVIGTIPFTTVFSLIIAVLINSKLLPFKDLFKAGFFLPSVISMVVISTIWIYLYSANGFFNNMMSLFGMKSLDTSWLASTKTALLSIMIMDIWAAIGYYTILFLAGLQGIPNELYEAASIDGASKKQTFFSITLPLLKPTLFFIISLNTIRSFQIFAEIFTMTGGGPSNATQTVVHYLYQTSFRQFDMGYASAIAYILMGIIMIFTIIQKRLLRSDI from the coding sequence ATGAAAATAACAAGAAAATATAAATTTGAAACTTTTATATTATTATCACCATTTTTAATAATTTTTATGATCTTTGGTGTATTTCCAATAGGATATTCACTTTATATGAGTTTCACTAATTATACCGGATTAAATCCAAATTATGATTTTATTGGAATATCAAATTATATAAAAGCATTTAATGATGAAGTTTTTTTAATTGCTTTAAAAAATACATTTATTTTCGTAATTGGTACAATTCCTTTTACAACTGTATTTTCACTAATAATTGCTGTACTTATTAATAGCAAATTATTGCCATTTAAAGATCTTTTTAAAGCAGGATTTTTTTTGCCTTCGGTTATATCAATGGTTGTAATTTCAACTATATGGATATATTTATATAGTGCTAATGGTTTTTTTAATAATATGATGAGTTTGTTTGGAATGAAATCTTTAGATACTAGTTGGTTAGCTTCAACAAAAACCGCATTACTTTCAATTATGATAATGGATATATGGGCAGCTATAGGATATTATACCATATTATTTTTAGCAGGATTACAAGGAATACCAAATGAATTATATGAAGCGGCTTCAATTGATGGCGCTTCAAAGAAACAAACTTTTTTTTCTATTACATTACCATTATTAAAACCCACATTGTTTTTTATAATCTCATTAAATACTATCCGTTCATTTCAAATTTTTGCAGAAATATTTACTATGACCGGCGGAGGACCTTCTAATGCTACTCAAACTGTTGTTCATTATCTATATCAAACATCTTTTAGACAATTTGATATGGGATATGCATCTGCAATTGCATATATATTAATGGGTATAATAATGATTTTTACAATAATACAAAAAAGACTCCTCAGGAGTGATATATGA
- a CDS encoding extracellular solute-binding protein — protein sequence MKKALLVLVLSLLVVFSFGKTKITFWGFMLDDESSAKILNDFMKENPDIEVEYVQLSWSNGFDKIVTAIAANNAPDVVELGNTWVANFASQKTITNLDNYADVEKYFGWDSVKYDGHIWAMPWLLGTRALFFNLDLFEKAGLDPNNPPETWEELYVAAKKINEVGDNIYGFGMCAGENFSPWQQWFLPAVWGNGGDIIVDDKSQLYSTKVIETAEFYKALSKYSLKTKQADLAKAFGEGKIGMYVSGAWDIDGIEKNYPNIVFDVTLLPKPNKWSGTHASFAGAEVLAITEQSKNKEAAIKLIKYLLRSDVAMQVTKLVPSVFPSVVGADKDPWFDDHPLHKTFYEQNKYAKPAPSNPQWFKIQQYLTEAIEKIILENEDIDSTLRYYNLKIQQLLNH from the coding sequence ATGAAAAAGGCATTATTGGTATTGGTTTTAAGCTTGTTAGTAGTTTTTTCATTTGGAAAAACAAAGATAACTTTTTGGGGATTTATGCTCGATGATGAATCATCAGCAAAAATCTTAAATGATTTTATGAAGGAAAATCCAGATATTGAAGTGGAATATGTACAATTATCTTGGTCAAATGGATTTGATAAGATAGTAACAGCTATTGCTGCAAATAATGCTCCAGATGTTGTTGAATTAGGTAATACCTGGGTAGCTAATTTTGCAAGTCAAAAAACTATAACAAATCTAGATAATTATGCTGACGTTGAGAAATATTTTGGTTGGGATTCTGTAAAATATGATGGTCATATATGGGCTATGCCATGGCTATTAGGAACAAGAGCCTTATTCTTTAATTTAGATTTATTTGAAAAAGCAGGATTAGATCCTAATAATCCACCAGAAACATGGGAAGAATTATATGTAGCTGCTAAAAAAATAAACGAAGTTGGTGATAATATATATGGATTTGGTATGTGTGCTGGAGAAAACTTTAGCCCTTGGCAACAATGGTTTTTGCCTGCTGTTTGGGGAAATGGTGGAGATATAATAGTTGATGATAAATCACAATTATATTCAACAAAGGTTATAGAAACAGCAGAATTTTATAAGGCACTTTCTAAATATTCTTTAAAAACAAAACAAGCAGATTTAGCTAAAGCTTTTGGTGAGGGTAAAATTGGTATGTATGTAAGTGGTGCTTGGGACATAGATGGTATTGAAAAAAATTATCCTAATATAGTATTTGATGTAACATTATTACCAAAACCAAATAAATGGAGTGGAACACATGCTTCATTTGCTGGAGCTGAAGTTTTAGCAATTACTGAACAATCAAAAAATAAAGAAGCTGCTATAAAATTAATTAAATATTTATTAAGATCAGATGTTGCAATGCAAGTTACAAAATTAGTACCTTCTGTATTTCCATCAGTAGTTGGTGCAGATAAAGATCCTTGGTTTGATGATCATCCATTACATAAAACATTTTATGAACAAAATAAGTATGCAAAACCTGCTCCTTCAAATCCACAATGGTTTAAAATACAACAATATTTAACAGAAGCTATAGAAAAGATTATATTAGAAAATGAAGATATAGATTCTACTTTAAGATATTATAATTTAAAAATACAGCAATTATTAAACCATTAA
- a CDS encoding glycoside hydrolase family 3 protein, whose product MNNYGKLFFLGFPDGLDDEALNIIKDYEPAGVILYPDNMKSIEELQISMDKLYSLNIPLLISSDHEGGQLETVPGILSSPGNYAIGKNDINSAYDYAKYLGKKLREYGFNMVFSPVLDVLHEDSSAVTGLRVFSNNVETITEFGKYYIKGLKEHNILPTPKHFPGHGKAKQDSHEETPIIFDFSFDDDDIFPFKTLINEIEILMTAHVIYKPLDNELGTVSKVILDELLRKKLNYKGIVISDAIEMKAFYNNYFPEKIDMFFNNGGDILLISDARKNFYPAYNALIESKINKNILDNKIYRIIELQKKYFNNEYEGKFLIDIAKNSLKIHIKKNIDNPDIILIPEAINLSQADTTANDLEKLENLVKLEFKKSKIIKYNPLNGVLSEKFDPNLKIISFVLDSFRFPKQLNMHKGLKNAIYVIIRNDQDEKYYNDCSYIITYSTKLISIYQAIKAIKKGV is encoded by the coding sequence ATGAATAATTACGGAAAATTATTTTTTTTAGGTTTTCCAGATGGTTTAGATGATGAAGCATTAAATATTATAAAAGATTATGAACCAGCTGGTGTAATATTATATCCTGACAACATGAAAAGCATTGAAGAATTACAAATATCTATGGATAAACTATATTCTTTAAATATTCCATTATTAATATCCTCAGATCATGAAGGAGGGCAATTAGAAACAGTTCCTGGAATTTTATCATCTCCTGGTAATTATGCAATTGGAAAAAATGATATTAATTCTGCATATGATTATGCAAAATATTTAGGAAAAAAATTAAGAGAATATGGGTTTAATATGGTTTTTTCTCCTGTTTTAGATGTTTTACATGAAGATTCAAGCGCTGTAACTGGATTAAGGGTTTTTTCTAATAATGTTGAAACAATAACAGAATTTGGTAAATATTATATTAAAGGATTAAAAGAACACAACATTCTTCCAACTCCAAAACATTTTCCGGGACATGGAAAAGCAAAACAAGATTCTCACGAAGAAACTCCTATTATTTTTGACTTCTCTTTTGATGACGATGATATTTTTCCATTTAAAACATTAATTAATGAAATAGAGATATTAATGACAGCTCATGTAATTTATAAACCTCTTGATAATGAATTAGGAACAGTATCTAAGGTTATTTTAGATGAATTATTAAGAAAAAAATTAAACTACAAAGGTATTGTAATAAGTGATGCAATTGAAATGAAAGCTTTTTATAACAATTATTTTCCAGAAAAAATAGATATGTTTTTTAATAATGGAGGAGATATATTATTAATATCTGATGCTAGAAAAAATTTTTATCCAGCATATAATGCATTAATTGAAAGTAAAATTAATAAAAATATTTTGGATAATAAAATATACAGAATAATTGAATTACAAAAAAAATATTTCAATAATGAATATGAAGGTAAATTTTTAATCGATATTGCTAAAAACTCTTTAAAAATACATATAAAAAAGAATATTGATAATCCTGATATTATTTTAATTCCAGAAGCTATTAATTTAAGTCAAGCCGACACTACAGCAAATGATTTAGAAAAATTAGAAAATCTTGTTAAACTGGAATTTAAAAAATCAAAAATTATAAAATATAATCCATTAAATGGGGTATTATCAGAAAAATTTGATCCAAATTTAAAAATCATTTCTTTTGTTCTTGATTCATTTAGATTCCCTAAACAGTTAAATATGCATAAAGGTTTAAAAAATGCTATATATGTGATTATTAGAAATGATCAAGATGAAAAATATTATAATGATTGTTCATATATTATTACATATTCTACAAAATTAATTTCTATATATCAAGCCATTAAGGCTATTAAAAAGGGGGTATAA
- a CDS encoding ROK family protein: protein MIKITDSLIKTLNYIWKKDRTYLMEISNDISLEKSTVSRTLNKLKDLDLIKKIDELSASPQGGRKTSIYGFNYSIGNVLGISIEQDGIEVILTDLKGNILKSKRKILKIDKNNIVDEIKNAYDEFKNNKIFGVGISLPGIISNGEIIYSKALNIERFPLIKELKNIPVYIENDSNCGALYFNLKDEYKNILYFHISVPYYVNEPVGTGIGIIINNKLFHGSNNYAGEVELNIPLVDSSNNTTFNDLLHNIKDYNFTRFIELYSQKIGEYISIFDPDNVLIGGNITLLGDDFLKNLIRGIKNHIFMYKNRDIYINHTSAEDFLTSRGAASLILHKLFESDKFLKTFLKRRYYE from the coding sequence ATGATAAAAATTACAGATTCTCTTATAAAAACTTTAAATTATATATGGAAAAAGGATAGAACTTACTTAATGGAAATATCAAATGATATATCCTTAGAAAAATCCACAGTTTCAAGAACTCTTAATAAATTAAAAGATTTAGATTTAATTAAAAAAATAGATGAATTATCAGCATCTCCTCAAGGAGGACGAAAAACATCTATATATGGATTTAATTATTCTATTGGTAATGTATTGGGGATATCAATTGAACAAGATGGAATTGAAGTGATTTTAACTGATTTAAAAGGAAATATTTTAAAATCCAAAAGAAAAATATTAAAGATAGATAAAAACAATATAGTTGATGAAATTAAAAATGCATATGATGAATTTAAAAACAATAAAATTTTTGGAGTTGGCATTTCTTTACCTGGAATAATATCAAATGGTGAAATTATATATTCCAAAGCATTAAATATTGAAAGATTTCCTTTAATTAAAGAATTAAAAAATATACCTGTATATATTGAAAATGATAGCAATTGTGGTGCATTATATTTTAACTTAAAAGATGAATATAAAAATATATTATATTTCCATATTTCTGTTCCATATTATGTAAATGAACCTGTTGGAACTGGTATAGGAATTATAATAAATAATAAATTATTTCATGGTAGCAATAATTATGCTGGTGAAGTTGAATTAAATATACCTTTAGTTGATTCAAGTAATAATACAACATTTAATGATTTATTGCATAATATAAAAGATTATAATTTTACTCGGTTTATAGAACTATATTCTCAAAAAATTGGTGAATATATTAGTATCTTTGATCCTGATAATGTATTAATTGGAGGAAATATTACTCTTTTAGGAGATGATTTTTTAAAAAATCTAATTAGAGGTATTAAAAATCATATTTTTATGTATAAAAATAGAGATATATATATTAATCATACCTCAGCTGAGGATTTCTTAACTTCACGTGGAGCAGCTTCATTGATTTTACATAAACTTTTTGAGTCAGATAAATTTTTAAAAACATTTTTAAAGAGGCGATATTATGAATAA
- a CDS encoding GAF domain-containing protein, which translates to MDKIKEKSFIVFSNIFKYLSNFEYNDFYDMNIIFTYILEYIINSNKNLSTGSIILRDDDGYFRYIATKGHDFNILKNIVYNKYDFSIERFYGIHLLKSGKDFEKDEHVDLLIKGGNLLTLKSYLSIPILSKNEVIGFLNLDNYSNENIFSDEIIQLSKYFSNYMGYIYELLNLKRELSLNKIILEKANISNNLFYNKPFLIDKVKLFFENYSEFNFAIIKLKNNYENNVLDAIFKRINKLFIDDYVAYDNNHFYILSEYISKYFFDIELKKYLEKRIYFEKEIIPEYDYYLYDIPEDIKTFNDLILLII; encoded by the coding sequence GTGGATAAAATAAAAGAAAAAAGTTTTATTGTTTTTTCTAATATTTTTAAATATTTATCTAATTTTGAATATAATGATTTTTATGACATGAATATTATTTTTACATATATATTAGAATATATTATAAATTCTAATAAGAATTTATCTACAGGAAGCATTATTCTAAGAGATGATGATGGTTACTTTAGATATATAGCTACTAAGGGTCATGATTTTAATATATTAAAAAATATTGTTTATAATAAATATGATTTTTCAATTGAACGATTTTATGGAATACATTTATTAAAATCTGGAAAAGATTTTGAGAAAGATGAACACGTAGATTTATTAATAAAAGGTGGGAATTTACTCACATTAAAATCCTATTTATCAATTCCAATCCTTTCCAAAAATGAGGTTATTGGATTTTTAAATTTAGACAATTATTCTAATGAAAATATTTTTTCAGATGAAATAATCCAACTTTCTAAGTATTTTTCGAATTACATGGGCTATATATATGAATTATTAAATTTAAAAAGAGAACTATCATTAAATAAAATTATTCTTGAAAAGGCTAATATTTCAAATAACTTATTTTACAATAAACCTTTTTTAATTGACAAGGTAAAACTGTTTTTTGAAAATTATTCTGAATTTAATTTTGCTATTATTAAATTAAAAAATAATTATGAGAATAATGTTTTAGATGCAATATTTAAAAGAATTAATAAATTATTTATTGATGATTATGTAGCGTATGATAATAATCATTTTTATATATTATCTGAATATATTTCTAAGTATTTTTTTGATATTGAATTAAAAAAATACTTAGAAAAACGTATATATTTTGAAAAAGAAATTATTCCTGAATATGACTATTATTTATACGATATTCCAGAGGATATAAAAACTTTTAATGATTTAATTTTATTAATTATTTAG
- the sufU gene encoding Fe-S cluster assembly sulfur transfer protein SufU: protein MSIEDLYSDIILDYARNPQFQGEIEDATIKEDGKNLSCGDEITLYLKVEDNIIKDAKFSGHGCIVSQSSAALLCEAITEKSLDEAKKILEEVEKMAQGDEFDEKLVGNVGIYSEISKFPIRVKCFTLAWHTLENSLDELE, encoded by the coding sequence ATGAGTATAGAAGATTTATATTCTGATATTATTTTAGATTATGCAAGAAATCCACAATTTCAAGGTGAAATAGAAGATGCAACCATAAAAGAAGATGGAAAGAATCTTTCATGTGGAGATGAAATCACTCTTTATTTAAAAGTTGAGGATAATATAATAAAAGATGCTAAGTTTAGTGGCCATGGATGTATTGTTAGTCAATCATCTGCAGCATTACTATGTGAAGCGATAACTGAAAAATCCTTGGATGAAGCAAAAAAAATTTTAGAAGAAGTAGAAAAAATGGCTCAAGGTGATGAATTTGATGAAAAATTAGTTGGTAATGTTGGTATTTATTCCGAAATTTCTAAATTCCCTATTAGAGTTAAATGTTTTACACTTGCTTGGCATACTTTAGAAAATTCATTAGATGAACTTGAATAA
- a CDS encoding SufS family cysteine desulfurase gives MLLKKDLIENFPILNREINGKNIIYFDNAATTLTPVKVTNAIKNFYDYHNANVHRGAHLLSNEATEMYENARKTVAKFINAKVQETIFTRGTTESINLFAYSIGKSGWLKNKDVLITTIEHHSNFVPWQQLAKTFDFNVNYYNPKNGIFNLDEFLSHITENTKLISITGMSNVTGQIIPIENIINYAHERDILVHVDGAQFVPHFGFDVKKYDVDFLSFSGHKMLGPMGIGVFYGKKKLLKKLPPFHYGGEMINWVRLDDTDFAELPEKFQAGTPNVGGAVGLKAAIDYINEIGFENIIEHSKKLTKYAMRKIKELDFITLYNPEDSSSIITFNIDNVHPHDVAQILSDKFGVAVRSGHLCAQPLLQQLGTKSVCRASFYFYNTEEEVDVFIEGLKFIKEWFK, from the coding sequence ATGTTATTGAAAAAAGATTTGATAGAGAATTTTCCGATTCTGAATAGAGAAATAAATGGAAAAAATATAATATATTTTGACAATGCAGCAACTACTTTAACACCAGTTAAAGTAACAAATGCAATTAAAAATTTTTATGATTATCATAATGCAAATGTGCACAGAGGGGCACATTTGCTTTCTAATGAAGCAACTGAAATGTATGAAAATGCTAGAAAAACTGTTGCTAAATTTATTAATGCTAAAGTACAGGAAACTATTTTCACAAGAGGTACTACAGAATCAATTAATTTATTTGCTTATTCAATTGGAAAAAGCGGTTGGTTAAAAAATAAAGATGTATTAATTACTACTATTGAACATCATTCAAATTTTGTTCCTTGGCAACAATTAGCTAAAACATTTGATTTTAATGTTAATTATTATAATCCAAAAAATGGAATATTTAATTTAGATGAATTTCTATCTCATATTACAGAAAATACAAAACTTATTAGTATAACAGGTATGTCAAATGTAACTGGACAAATAATACCAATTGAAAATATCATTAATTATGCTCATGAAAGAGATATTTTAGTTCATGTAGATGGTGCTCAATTTGTACCTCATTTTGGTTTTGATGTAAAAAAATATGATGTTGATTTCCTCTCATTTTCCGGACATAAAATGCTTGGCCCTATGGGAATAGGTGTATTTTATGGAAAGAAAAAATTATTAAAAAAATTACCGCCATTTCATTATGGTGGGGAAATGATAAATTGGGTTAGACTTGATGACACTGATTTTGCAGAATTACCAGAAAAATTTCAAGCAGGTACTCCAAATGTTGGTGGAGCTGTAGGATTAAAAGCTGCTATTGATTATATTAATGAAATTGGTTTTGAGAATATTATAGAACACTCAAAAAAATTAACAAAATATGCTATGAGAAAAATTAAAGAATTAGACTTTATCACATTATATAATCCAGAAGATTCTTCATCAATTATTACTTTTAATATTGATAATGTTCATCCACACGATGTTGCTCAAATTTTAAGTGATAAATTTGGTGTTGCTGTTAGAAGCGGACATTTGTGTGCTCAACCACTTTTACAACAATTAGGAACAAAATCCGTTTGTCGAGCTAGTTTTTATTTCTATAACACTGAAGAAGAGGTAGATGTGTTTATAGAAGGATTAAAATTTATTAAGGAGTGGTTTAAATGA